A single Notoacmeibacter ruber DNA region contains:
- a CDS encoding error-prone DNA polymerase, protein MPQNDHQHPRKMISGDFTANPRTPYVELGVMSAFSFLRGASDAAELVGTAWALGYDALGIADINSMAGVVRLHADAVKANIRPVIGCRLHLLTGEAFLAYPSDRAAYGRLCRLLSKGKMNDAEGNWQQKGVCDITLGNLAAHAEGTQLILLPPDDLPEDLSYLTASLPTLRHLAACHHYRGDDRARINRLDRIARQNGLGLLATNDVHYHEAARRPLQDIMTCIREKTTIQKAGFLLDANAERHLKSPQEMVRLFAEWPHAVAATRQVADACHFDLRELAYHYPNETVPEGETAQSQLEKLTWAGAARHYPSGIPDKVRKTLDKELSLVRKKKIPQYFLTIHDIVTFARDQGILCQGRGSAANSAVCYVLDITSVDPAENEMLFERFISEEREEPPDIDVDFEHERREEVIQHIYEKYGRHRAGLCATVIHYRPRSAIREVGKAMGLSEDVTSALARTVWGSFGREMGEKNVNEAGLDLSDPILSRTIRLATEMIGMPRHLSQHVGGFILTEGPLIDTVPIGNGAMADRSFIEWDKDDIDELRILKVDVLALGMLTCIGKCFDLIAAHYGKRYELDTVPKEDTATYEMLCRADSLGVFQVESRAQMNMLPRLKPRELYDLVIEVAIVRPGPIQGDMVHPYLRRRNKQEKVDYPKPAPPHDPDELKNILKRTLGVPIFQEQAMKIALEAAQFSSEKANELRKAMATFRSRGTIGALQNEMIEGMVKRGYEESFARRCFDQIKGFGEYGFPESHAASFAKLVYISSWLKCHYPDAFAAALLNSQPMGFYAPAQIVRDAREHGIEVREADVNYSAWDNTLEPSGTGWALRLGFRQIEGLGKEAAARLGAAREAPYETVESLKSRAGLASGAIHTLAAADAFRSMGLDRRAALWEARAIRDAPDLPLFRQEHDEGKEQPVLLPAMSICEHVVADYQTTRLSLKQHPMHFLRKSMERQGYRTAADLKALRSGARLKLAGLVLIRQRPGSAKGVCFITLEDETGVANLVVWPKVMETFRKAVMTARLMAVEGSIQRDADVIHVVARRLTDRSDALERLSEGRLAAQLCRADHVTNPLPPMQMRHPRQARIIPKSRDFH, encoded by the coding sequence ATGCCGCAGAACGACCACCAGCACCCGCGCAAGATGATCAGTGGAGACTTCACCGCTAACCCCCGCACGCCTTATGTCGAGCTCGGCGTGATGAGCGCCTTCTCCTTTCTTCGCGGCGCCTCCGATGCAGCGGAACTGGTCGGCACCGCCTGGGCGCTTGGCTATGATGCTCTCGGCATTGCCGATATCAACAGCATGGCCGGTGTGGTGCGCCTTCATGCCGATGCGGTGAAAGCCAATATCCGCCCGGTGATCGGCTGTCGCCTGCACCTGCTGACCGGCGAGGCCTTTCTGGCCTATCCGAGCGACCGCGCCGCCTATGGCCGGCTCTGCCGCCTGCTCTCCAAGGGAAAGATGAACGATGCCGAGGGCAACTGGCAGCAAAAGGGTGTGTGCGACATCACTTTGGGTAATCTGGCCGCCCATGCCGAAGGCACCCAGCTTATTCTTCTGCCGCCGGACGATCTGCCGGAGGATCTCTCCTACCTGACGGCCAGTCTGCCGACGCTTCGTCATCTGGCGGCCTGCCACCATTATCGGGGCGATGACCGCGCACGCATCAACCGGCTCGACCGGATCGCCCGGCAGAACGGGTTGGGCCTGCTGGCCACCAACGACGTGCATTATCACGAGGCGGCGCGTCGCCCGCTGCAGGACATCATGACCTGCATCCGCGAAAAGACCACGATTCAGAAGGCCGGCTTCCTTCTCGACGCCAATGCCGAGCGGCATTTGAAGTCACCACAGGAGATGGTTCGCCTGTTCGCCGAATGGCCGCACGCTGTCGCCGCAACGCGCCAGGTTGCCGATGCCTGTCATTTCGACCTGAGAGAACTGGCCTATCACTATCCCAATGAAACAGTGCCTGAAGGCGAGACAGCGCAGAGCCAATTAGAGAAACTGACCTGGGCCGGGGCGGCCAGACATTATCCGTCAGGCATTCCCGACAAGGTTCGAAAGACGCTGGACAAAGAATTGTCGCTGGTGCGGAAGAAGAAGATTCCGCAATATTTTCTGACCATCCACGACATTGTGACGTTCGCGCGAGACCAGGGCATTCTCTGCCAGGGGCGCGGCTCGGCCGCCAACTCCGCTGTCTGCTATGTCCTCGACATCACCTCGGTCGACCCGGCCGAAAACGAAATGCTCTTCGAACGATTCATCAGCGAAGAGCGGGAGGAACCGCCCGATATCGACGTCGATTTCGAGCATGAGCGGCGCGAAGAGGTTATCCAGCATATCTATGAAAAATACGGGCGGCATCGTGCCGGCCTCTGTGCCACCGTCATCCACTATCGCCCCCGCTCCGCCATTCGTGAAGTCGGCAAGGCGATGGGCCTGTCGGAAGATGTAACGAGTGCGCTCGCCCGAACCGTCTGGGGCAGTTTCGGCCGCGAAATGGGCGAAAAGAACGTCAATGAGGCGGGGCTCGACCTGTCCGACCCCATCCTGTCACGCACCATCCGTCTCGCCACGGAAATGATCGGCATGCCGCGCCATCTCAGCCAGCATGTTGGCGGCTTTATCCTTACCGAAGGCCCATTGATAGACACCGTCCCCATCGGCAATGGCGCCATGGCCGACCGCAGCTTCATCGAATGGGACAAGGACGATATCGATGAACTGCGCATCCTGAAGGTCGATGTGCTGGCGCTCGGCATGCTCACCTGCATCGGAAAATGCTTCGACCTGATCGCAGCCCATTACGGCAAGCGTTATGAGCTCGATACCGTGCCGAAGGAGGACACGGCAACCTACGAGATGCTTTGCCGCGCCGACAGCCTCGGCGTCTTCCAGGTCGAAAGCCGGGCGCAGATGAACATGCTGCCCCGCCTGAAGCCGAGAGAACTCTACGATCTGGTGATCGAGGTGGCGATCGTTCGGCCCGGACCGATTCAGGGCGATATGGTCCATCCCTATTTGAGGCGACGGAACAAGCAGGAGAAAGTCGACTACCCAAAGCCTGCCCCGCCGCACGATCCTGATGAGCTGAAGAACATTCTGAAGCGAACGCTCGGCGTGCCGATCTTCCAGGAGCAGGCCATGAAAATCGCGCTCGAGGCTGCCCAGTTTTCGTCCGAGAAGGCCAACGAACTGCGCAAGGCCATGGCAACGTTCCGCTCCCGTGGCACGATCGGCGCGCTTCAGAACGAAATGATCGAAGGCATGGTAAAGCGCGGCTACGAAGAAAGTTTCGCGCGGCGATGCTTCGATCAGATCAAGGGCTTCGGCGAATACGGTTTCCCGGAGAGCCATGCGGCCAGCTTTGCCAAGCTGGTCTACATCTCGTCCTGGCTGAAGTGTCATTACCCGGATGCCTTCGCCGCCGCGCTTCTCAATTCGCAGCCCATGGGCTTTTACGCGCCGGCGCAAATCGTCCGCGACGCGCGCGAACACGGCATCGAGGTACGCGAGGCGGACGTCAATTATAGCGCGTGGGACAACACGCTGGAGCCATCCGGGACAGGCTGGGCGCTAAGGCTTGGCTTCCGGCAGATCGAAGGACTGGGCAAAGAAGCCGCAGCCCGGCTGGGTGCAGCCCGCGAAGCACCGTACGAGACGGTTGAAAGCCTGAAAAGCCGTGCCGGCCTTGCCAGTGGTGCGATCCATACGCTGGCCGCAGCAGACGCTTTTCGTTCGATGGGGCTGGACCGTCGCGCCGCGCTGTGGGAAGCGCGTGCCATTCGCGATGCACCGGACCTGCCATTGTTCCGTCAGGAGCACGATGAAGGAAAAGAACAGCCGGTCCTGCTGCCGGCCATGTCGATCTGCGAACATGTGGTTGCCGATTACCAGACCACGCGTTTGTCCCTGAAACAGCATCCCATGCACTTTCTGCGCAAGTCGATGGAGCGGCAGGGCTATAGGACGGCGGCGGATTTGAAAGCGCTGCGATCGGGCGCGCGCCTCAAGCTCGCCGGCCTGGTCCTGATCCGTCAGCGGCCCGGCAGCGCCAAGGGTGTTTGCTTCATCACGCTGGAGGATGAAACCGGCGTTGCCAATCTCGTCGTCTGGCCGAAAGTGATGGAAACATTCCGCAAGGCGGTCATGACGGCCCGTCTGATGGCGGTGGAAGGCTCGATCCAGAGGGATGCCGATGTGATCCATGTCGTCGCACGACGGTTGACCGACCGCAGCGACGCACTGGAACGGCTTTCAGAAGGACGGCTCGCAGCTCAGCTCTGCCGGGCCGATCATGTCACAAACCCGTTGCCACCCATGCAGATGCGCCACCCGCGCCAGGCACGCATCATTCCAAAATCCCGTGATTTCCATTGA
- a CDS encoding ABC transporter substrate-binding protein produces MKLSRKVLAATALSAAMAAGLPLAAQAKTLVYCSEGSPEGFDPALYTAGTTFDASSKPVYNRLVQFKPGTTELENGLAESYEVSDDGLEYTFHLRPGVKFHSTDYFTPSREFNADDVIFSFERQMNEDNPFHQYVEGASWEYFNGMSMPDLIESIEKVDDMTVKFTLTRPEAPFVANLAMDFASILSKEYSDQLAEAGNEAQLNQQPIGTGPFQFVAYQPDAVIRYKANPDYFRGKQPIDDLVFAITTDTSVRQQKLQAGECQIMPYPNPADIESLKSNDDLTVMEQEGLNVGYMAYNTKMEPFDKPEVRKALNMAINKEAILDVVFQGAGEAAKNPIPPTMWSYNEAIEDDAYDPEQAKKMLQEAGVENLSMKVWAMPVARPYNPNARRMAELIQEDFSKVGVDVEIVSYEWGEYLERSKAEDRDGAVLLGWTGDNGDPDNFLAVLLGCDAVGGSNRAQWCNEEFNDLITKAKSGTQEERAELYKQAQEVFKREAPWATIAHSVTVMPMSNKVTGYKQDPLGGHAFEGVDLED; encoded by the coding sequence ATGAAACTCAGCCGTAAAGTTCTGGCAGCCACCGCTTTGTCCGCTGCCATGGCCGCCGGCTTGCCTCTGGCCGCCCAGGCCAAGACGCTCGTCTATTGCTCCGAAGGCTCGCCCGAAGGCTTCGACCCGGCTCTCTATACCGCCGGCACCACCTTCGATGCGTCCTCCAAGCCGGTCTATAACCGTCTGGTCCAGTTCAAACCCGGCACGACCGAGCTGGAAAACGGCCTCGCCGAAAGCTACGAGGTTTCCGACGACGGCCTGGAATACACCTTCCATCTTCGCCCAGGCGTGAAGTTTCATTCCACCGACTATTTTACGCCGAGCCGCGAATTCAACGCCGACGACGTGATTTTCTCCTTCGAGCGGCAGATGAATGAAGACAACCCTTTCCATCAGTATGTGGAAGGCGCGTCATGGGAATATTTCAACGGCATGAGCATGCCGGACCTCATCGAGTCGATCGAGAAGGTCGACGATATGACGGTGAAATTCACCCTCACCCGTCCGGAAGCGCCCTTCGTCGCCAACCTCGCCATGGATTTCGCGTCCATCCTGTCGAAGGAGTATTCCGACCAGCTGGCTGAAGCCGGTAATGAAGCGCAGCTCAATCAGCAGCCGATCGGCACCGGTCCGTTCCAGTTCGTTGCCTATCAGCCCGATGCCGTCATTCGCTACAAGGCCAACCCGGACTATTTCCGCGGCAAGCAGCCGATCGACGACCTCGTTTTCGCCATCACGACCGACACCTCGGTCCGCCAGCAGAAGCTGCAGGCCGGCGAATGCCAGATCATGCCCTATCCGAACCCGGCCGATATCGAGAGCCTGAAGTCGAACGACGACCTGACCGTGATGGAGCAGGAAGGGCTGAACGTCGGCTACATGGCCTACAACACCAAGATGGAGCCCTTCGACAAGCCAGAAGTGCGCAAGGCGCTCAATATGGCGATCAACAAGGAAGCCATTCTCGACGTCGTCTTCCAGGGTGCCGGCGAGGCCGCGAAGAACCCGATCCCGCCGACAATGTGGTCCTACAACGAGGCGATCGAGGACGACGCATACGATCCGGAGCAGGCCAAGAAGATGCTGCAAGAAGCCGGCGTCGAAAACCTTTCCATGAAGGTCTGGGCGATGCCGGTAGCCCGTCCGTACAACCCGAATGCCCGCCGCATGGCCGAGCTGATCCAGGAGGATTTCAGCAAGGTCGGCGTCGATGTGGAAATCGTCTCCTATGAATGGGGCGAGTATCTGGAACGTTCGAAGGCCGAAGATCGTGACGGTGCCGTCCTACTCGGTTGGACGGGCGACAATGGTGACCCGGACAACTTCCTCGCCGTTCTGCTTGGCTGCGATGCAGTCGGTGGCTCCAACCGCGCCCAGTGGTGCAATGAAGAGTTCAACGACCTGATCACCAAGGCCAAGTCCGGCACGCAGGAAGAGCGCGCCGAGCTCTACAAGCAGGCTCAGGAAGTCTTCAAACGGGAGGCGCCCTGGGCGACCATCGCTCACTCCGTGACGGTCATGCCGATGAGCAACAAGGTCACCGGCTATAAACAGGATCCGCTCGGAGGCCATGCTTTCGAGGGTGTGGATCTCGAAGACTAA
- a CDS encoding ABC transporter permease subunit, whose translation MLRFFLKRFGLLIPTFIGVSIVTFAFIRLIPGDPILMLAGERGMSAERYAELRALYGYDQPLFMQYFDYVWSALQGDLGTSVVTKRPVLEEFFTLFPATIELAFVAIIIAVAVGIPVGVLAAVKRGSWLDQSLMGVALVGYSMPIFWWGLLLIILFSGILQWTPVSGRISLLYFFPQVTGFMLIDSLLSGQEGAFLSALSHLILPSVVLATIPLAVIARQTRSAMLEVLGEDYVRTARAKGMPPRRVIGLHALRNALIPVITTIGLQVGVLLAGAILTETIFSWPGIGKWMVDSVFKRDYAVVQGGLLLIAGIIMIVNLLVDVAYGLVNPRIRH comes from the coding sequence ATGCTACGCTTTTTCCTCAAGCGCTTCGGACTGCTGATCCCGACCTTTATCGGCGTTTCGATCGTCACTTTTGCATTCATTCGTCTCATTCCCGGCGATCCCATCCTGATGCTGGCTGGCGAGCGCGGTATGAGCGCGGAGCGCTATGCCGAACTGCGCGCGCTCTACGGCTACGACCAGCCGCTCTTCATGCAGTATTTCGACTATGTGTGGAGCGCCCTGCAGGGTGATCTCGGCACATCGGTCGTCACCAAGCGCCCGGTTCTGGAAGAGTTCTTCACGCTCTTCCCGGCCACGATCGAGCTGGCATTCGTCGCCATCATCATCGCGGTGGCCGTGGGCATCCCGGTCGGTGTGCTGGCCGCCGTGAAACGCGGCTCGTGGCTCGATCAAAGCCTGATGGGCGTAGCGCTAGTGGGCTACTCCATGCCGATCTTCTGGTGGGGCCTTCTGCTCATCATCCTGTTTTCCGGCATTCTTCAGTGGACGCCTGTCTCGGGCCGTATTTCGCTTCTCTATTTCTTCCCGCAGGTGACAGGTTTCATGCTGATCGACAGCCTGCTGTCGGGACAGGAGGGCGCGTTCCTTTCAGCGCTCAGCCATCTCATCCTGCCATCGGTCGTGCTGGCGACGATTCCGCTCGCGGTTATCGCGCGTCAGACGCGTTCGGCCATGCTCGAAGTTCTGGGTGAGGATTATGTCCGAACCGCACGTGCCAAGGGGATGCCGCCCCGCCGCGTGATCGGCCTGCATGCGCTCAGAAATGCGCTCATTCCTGTCATCACCACCATTGGCCTGCAGGTAGGGGTGCTGCTCGCCGGCGCCATCCTGACGGAAACGATCTTTTCCTGGCCGGGCATCGGCAAGTGGATGGTCGATAGCGTTTTCAAGCGCGATTATGCCGTCGTTCAGGGTGGGCTGCTGCTGATCGCGGGCATCATCATGATCGTCAACCTGCTTGTCGACGTCGCCTATGGCCTCGTCAATCCACGTATCCGGCACTGA
- a CDS encoding ABC transporter permease subunit — MVHVEAQESDAHTKPVGEVTVWSIRRQRAREFWHYFSRNKGAVIGLIVFATIVLIAIFAPLIAPYDPAAQDRGALLLPPFWQEGGTSAYLLGTDAVGRDLLSRLIYGARFSLFVGLFVVALSVSVGVIIGLIAGWFGGWIDTAIMRIMDVILAFPSLLLALVLVAILGPGLINAMIAIALILQPHFVRLTRGSVLAEKRREYVTSAEVAGAGPLRLMFVTILPNCLAPLIVQGTLAFSNAILDAAALGFLGMGAQPPTPEWGTMLAEAREFILRAWWVVTFPGLAILATVLAINLMGDGLRDALDPKLRES, encoded by the coding sequence ATGGTCCATGTCGAAGCTCAGGAAAGCGACGCGCATACCAAACCCGTCGGAGAGGTGACCGTCTGGTCCATCCGCCGGCAGCGGGCGCGCGAATTCTGGCATTATTTCTCTCGCAACAAGGGCGCCGTGATCGGCCTGATCGTCTTCGCGACCATCGTCCTGATCGCCATCTTTGCACCGTTGATCGCACCCTATGATCCCGCCGCTCAGGACCGCGGTGCACTGCTCCTTCCGCCCTTCTGGCAGGAGGGAGGCACCAGCGCATATCTGCTGGGCACGGACGCGGTTGGCCGCGATCTGCTGTCACGCCTCATCTACGGCGCGCGCTTCTCGCTCTTTGTCGGGCTTTTCGTCGTCGCCCTCTCGGTTTCCGTCGGCGTCATCATCGGCCTGATCGCCGGATGGTTCGGCGGCTGGATCGATACCGCGATCATGCGGATCATGGATGTGATCCTGGCTTTCCCATCCCTTCTGCTGGCGCTCGTGCTTGTCGCCATTCTGGGACCGGGCCTCATCAATGCGATGATCGCCATCGCGCTCATCCTTCAGCCGCACTTTGTGCGTCTGACGCGCGGTTCCGTCCTGGCAGAAAAGAGACGTGAATATGTGACGAGTGCCGAAGTGGCCGGCGCCGGGCCGCTTCGTCTGATGTTCGTCACCATTTTGCCGAACTGTCTGGCACCGCTGATCGTGCAGGGCACGCTCGCCTTTTCCAATGCCATTCTCGACGCTGCGGCGCTCGGCTTCCTTGGCATGGGCGCCCAGCCGCCCACACCGGAATGGGGCACCATGCTGGCCGAGGCCCGCGAATTCATTCTTCGCGCATGGTGGGTCGTCACCTTTCCGGGCCTCGCCATTCTCGCAACCGTCCTCGCCATCAATCTGATGGGCGATGGTTTGCGTGACGCCCTCGATCCCAAACTGCGGGAGAGCTGA
- a CDS encoding ABC transporter ATP-binding protein has translation MALLNIENLSVTFATASGPFRAVDNVSLSCDGGDILSIVGESGSGKSVSMLALMGLLPFTATVTADRLEFDGNDLLTMKTRERRKLLGRDIAMIFQEPMSSLNPCFTVGFQIGESLRKHLGLGRTERKERTIELLSLVGIPSPETRLSQFPHQLSGGMSQRVMIAMALACDPKLLIADEPTTALDVTIQAQILDLLGNLQRERGMALILITHDMGVVAETAQRVHVQYAGQRVEEQDVRPLFENPHHPYTAALLSALPERATKHGRLPAIPGKVPGADDRPTGCLFSPRCAFATDLCRRTVERQGTEFGHALCNYPLEQGVPRGHPYPTPVGQAMAELTE, from the coding sequence ATGGCTCTTCTTAACATTGAAAATCTCTCCGTCACCTTCGCCACGGCCTCCGGTCCGTTCCGTGCGGTCGACAACGTCTCGCTATCTTGCGACGGCGGCGACATTCTTTCGATCGTCGGGGAGAGCGGCTCCGGCAAGTCGGTCTCCATGCTGGCGCTGATGGGTCTTCTGCCCTTCACGGCCACGGTGACGGCCGACCGGCTGGAATTTGACGGCAATGATCTGCTGACGATGAAGACGCGCGAGCGCAGGAAGCTGCTTGGCCGTGACATCGCCATGATCTTTCAGGAGCCGATGAGCAGCCTCAATCCCTGCTTTACCGTCGGCTTCCAGATCGGTGAATCCCTGCGCAAGCATCTCGGCCTTGGTCGAACCGAACGCAAGGAGCGGACGATCGAACTTCTGTCGCTTGTCGGCATCCCTTCGCCCGAGACACGCCTGTCGCAATTTCCGCACCAGCTTTCCGGCGGCATGAGCCAGCGCGTCATGATCGCCATGGCGCTCGCCTGCGATCCGAAGCTCCTCATTGCCGACGAGCCGACCACCGCGCTCGACGTCACCATCCAGGCACAGATTCTGGACCTGCTCGGAAATCTTCAGCGCGAACGCGGCATGGCGCTCATTCTGATTACCCACGATATGGGCGTCGTGGCCGAGACGGCTCAGCGCGTTCACGTGCAATATGCAGGCCAGCGAGTCGAAGAGCAGGATGTACGCCCGCTCTTCGAAAACCCGCATCACCCCTACACGGCGGCACTGCTCTCCGCCCTGCCGGAGCGGGCCACGAAACATGGCCGTCTGCCTGCCATTCCCGGCAAGGTGCCGGGCGCCGATGACAGGCCGACCGGCTGCCTCTTCTCGCCCCGCTGTGCGTTCGCCACCGACCTTTGCCGGCGTACCGTCGAGCGACAGGGTACGGAATTCGGACATGCATTGTGCAACTATCCGCTGGAACAGGGCGTCCCGCGCGGGCACCCCTACCCCACGCCCGTTGGTCAGGCAATGGCGGAGTTGACGGAATGA